Within the Thermostichus lividus PCC 6715 genome, the region CAGAGCCATCAATGACCCAGCGGTTATCGAGGGTTACCCCCCAGTCCTTGAGCAGATCTGCTAGTCCCACATTGACATCCACATCCAGCATTAGCAGCAGGCTGCCGCCGCGATTCAAATAGTTCTTGAGCAGGTCTTCCTCAAGGCGCAAAAAGGGCTGCCGTGGGCCTGCCACCACAATTACGTTGGCATCCTCAGGAACCTTGCCTTTTTCCAAAAGATTGAGGGGTAGAAGTTCAACATCCCGCTGCTCAAGGAGCTTAGCGACTTCTGATAGACTGGCGGAGCCACCCGTGAGGGGGAGTTCATTGTGCCCGGTTGTAAAGTAGGCGGTAACAGTGCGATCGCTCGTGACGCGAATCAGTGCTGGGGTGAGGTTACTTTCGGAGAGGTCTTCGTCAATGCGCTGGGTTTTTGTACCGGCTTTAACAATCACCTGCCCCACCTGAGTGACGTTGTACTCGCGCGCAAGGCTGGGTTGAGCTTGGGGGTCAACAAATTCAAAGGAAAACTGGTTGTTGGCGTGGCGACGGTATTGCTCTAGTAAGAGGCGATCGCGACTGGCGGCATTGGTATCAAAAACCAAGACCTGTACGGGCTCTTTGAGGTTTTGCAACACATCGCGGGTTTCAACCGCAAGGGTAAAGGATTGGTTTTCAGTGAGATCAATGTCAACACTATAGCGATTACCGAGAACATTCACGACCCCCAACAGGGCGATGACGGCCACCACGGTGAGGATGGCGTTGGTACTCATCTGGGTAGAGCGCCGTCCCCAAAACCCTCCTGAGACACGGCTTTGCAAAATGAGCCACAACAGTAGTGCGCCCGCCCCTACACTTAATAGGGTGAGGGGCACCCAGTCCCAGCGATCGCTGACGATTCCCGCTGTTGCTCCTGCGATAAGACATAGGGGTGCCACCCACAGAAGGGCAGTGGACACTGCTGCTGAGGAACCAAGGGCAAAGCGCTTCATAAGATTGACCCCCTAATTCCGTTGGTAGCGAAATGCATCAATGGACTGTGCCGTTAGGAAGATCCCTAAAAAGATATAGCTGCCAAAGACTACTAGGCTGCTCGTGCGAAAAACCCCGCGGGTTAGGGTTGAGAAATGTTCGATGGGGGAGAGGTAGGTAAGCACCTCACTGAGGGTGCCGCCGGTATTCTTCGCCAAAATATCTAGAGTCCAGAGGATCAGTAACACAGCAAAGCCAAGAATAGCGGCCAAAATGGTGCTGTCGGTGAGGGAGGATAAAAACATTCCCAAGGCTAAAATGGCCGCTGCCAACAGGAGCAAGCCACCATTCCCGGCAAGAATTAGCCACGGCGAGAGGGGGGGAGTACTACTTTGCAGGGTCACAAACTGATAGACCACAAGGGGAAGCAACAGGGTGGCATAAAAGGTCAATACCGCCAAGAGCTTGCCCGTGGCTACGCTCCAGTTGGTAATAGGGGACGTAGCCAATAGCTCAAGGGTGCCGCGCTTACGCTCTTCGGTGTAGAGTCCCATCGAGAGCATGGGCAAAATCACTTGGGAAATGGAGCCAAGTAGCCCTAAAAAACTTTCCAGAATTAATTTTGGTACATCCACTGCTTGGGAGGGTGCGCCAAATTGTTGTTGCAGTAGGTCCTGCTGCGCCACTTGGTTAATGATGGTGGTCATCACCACAATGAAAAAGAGGCCGCTCAGCAGCCAGAAGACGCCAGCAATTACATAGTAAAAGGGAGCGGTGAAGTAGCTTTGCAACTCACGGCGATAGATGGCCAAAATGTTGGCGATGATCATACGGCCACGGTGGAGTAAGCGGTTAGGCATCGGCATCCTCCACGATGGGTGGCTCAGCCGGGGTGGGGGCTGCGGCAGCAGGAGCAACATCGTCGGTCGTGAGTTTGAGGAATACGTCTTCAAGGTTGGCGTGGGAGCGGCGCATCTCGTAGAGTTGAATACCATTTTGGATGAGGAGGGTGGCCAAATCGGCTCCAATTTCCTCAGGACTGCTGATGTGGAGTTGTTGCCGTGGTTGGTCGGGAGTGCCAAGCCAGTTGACGTTTTGCAGCTGGGGCATCTGAGTTAGCAGGGTTTGGATGTGCTGGCGATCGCCCACGAGTTCGAGATCGTAGGTGTAGCTGCTGCTGAGCTGCTGCATTAACTCATCCAGTTTGCCGATGCCGGCTACCTCGCCTTTGTTGATAATGACGGCGCGATCGCAGGTCATACTCACCTCTGCCAAAATATGGGTCGAAAGAATGACCGTATGCTGTCCGGCAAGGGTTTGGATGAGATGGCGC harbors:
- a CDS encoding GldG family protein encodes the protein MKRFALGSSAAVSTALLWVAPLCLIAGATAGIVSDRWDWVPLTLLSVGAGALLLWLILQSRVSGGFWGRRSTQMSTNAILTVVAVIALLGVVNVLGNRYSVDIDLTENQSFTLAVETRDVLQNLKEPVQVLVFDTNAASRDRLLLEQYRRHANNQFSFEFVDPQAQPSLAREYNVTQVGQVIVKAGTKTQRIDEDLSESNLTPALIRVTSDRTVTAYFTTGHNELPLTGGSASLSEVAKLLEQRDVELLPLNLLEKGKVPEDANVIVVAGPRQPFLRLEEDLLKNYLNRGGSLLLMLDVDVNVGLADLLKDWGVTLDNRWVIDGSGVGQQVGLGPDTIIVTTYGNHPITQRFAQGPSVFPRAQAIRIEPVKDDDIVELALSGSQTWAETDWQSGDLEFTEGVDTLGPLPLAVAITRTLSEEPAKQARLVVFGDSEFATDGVIAYQGINSDLFVNSVLWLGDRDQQALSLRPRQTTNRRLQLNVATSRWIEISAVLLLPLLGFGLAVFLWWRRR
- a CDS encoding ABC transporter permease, with amino-acid sequence MPNRLLHRGRMIIANILAIYRRELQSYFTAPFYYVIAGVFWLLSGLFFIVVMTTIINQVAQQDLLQQQFGAPSQAVDVPKLILESFLGLLGSISQVILPMLSMGLYTEERKRGTLELLATSPITNWSVATGKLLAVLTFYATLLLPLVVYQFVTLQSSTPPLSPWLILAGNGGLLLLAAAILALGMFLSSLTDSTILAAILGFAVLLILWTLDILAKNTGGTLSEVLTYLSPIEHFSTLTRGVFRTSSLVVFGSYIFLGIFLTAQSIDAFRYQRN